The proteins below are encoded in one region of Aeromonas jandaei:
- a CDS encoding FAD-dependent oxidoreductase, protein MSGSRLLLVLVMGCLIGAFFAFDLGHYLSLPQLQARQAELAALVDRHFVSAALLFVVVYVASTALSLPGASLLTLAGSAVFGVAWGLLLVSFASSIGATLAFLSARFLLRDWVERRFGDKLASLQAGMKKEGALYLLSLRLIPIFPFFLVNLLMGLTPIRVSTYHWVSQLGMLPGTFVYVLAGSELANLTSTGNILSPGLMVALTLLGLMPMLLKGLQRRLALHRLHAPYRKPTHYDYNLLVIGAGAGGLVTSYIAAAVKAKVALIEKHKMGGDCLNSGCVPSKALIRSSRFAAEQRRASELGFGPSQASADFAAVMERVARVIKEVEPHDSIERYQGLGVECIEGEARLVSPWEVEVNGQRLASRHIVLATGARPLVPTLPGLEQVPWLTSDTLWQLRSAPRQLLVLGGGPIGCELAQSFALLGIPVTLVELSEQLLPREEREVAELLAEQLARDGVRVLTGWRAERADYLPAVAGDLPIRLQLRRGEEMQVVEGDQLLLALGRVANVSGFGLEALGVELTPRGTVAVDDFLATNYPSILAVGDVAGPNQLTHAAAHQGWYAAVNALFSPFKRFRADYRVMPAAIYTTPEIARVGLNQKEARAQGIPFELTRFELAELDRAIADGERQGFIEVLTVPGKDQILGATIVGTHAGERIAEFVLAMRHRLGLGKILATIHAYPTLMEGNKYLAGEWRRARQPATLLALLTRYHRWRRGARPNSR, encoded by the coding sequence ATGAGCGGCTCCCGCTTGCTGCTGGTGCTGGTGATGGGCTGCCTCATCGGCGCCTTTTTCGCCTTCGACCTTGGCCACTACCTGAGCCTGCCCCAGCTGCAGGCCCGTCAGGCCGAGCTGGCCGCCCTGGTCGATCGCCATTTCGTCAGCGCCGCCCTGCTGTTTGTCGTCGTCTACGTGGCGAGCACCGCCCTCTCCCTGCCCGGCGCCAGCCTGCTCACCCTGGCCGGCAGCGCCGTGTTTGGCGTTGCCTGGGGGCTGCTGCTGGTCTCCTTTGCCAGCAGCATTGGCGCTACCCTGGCCTTTCTCAGCGCCCGCTTTCTGCTGCGCGACTGGGTCGAGCGGCGCTTTGGCGACAAGCTGGCCAGCTTGCAGGCCGGCATGAAGAAGGAAGGGGCGCTATATCTGCTGAGCCTGCGCCTCATCCCCATCTTCCCCTTCTTTCTGGTCAACCTGCTGATGGGGCTCACTCCCATCAGAGTCAGCACCTACCACTGGGTGAGCCAGCTTGGCATGCTGCCCGGCACCTTTGTCTACGTGCTGGCGGGGAGCGAGCTTGCCAACCTCACCAGCACCGGCAATATCCTCTCCCCCGGCCTGATGGTGGCGCTGACCCTGCTCGGACTGATGCCGATGCTGCTCAAGGGCCTGCAGCGGCGCCTCGCCCTGCATCGGCTGCACGCCCCCTACCGCAAGCCGACCCACTATGACTACAACCTGCTGGTGATTGGCGCCGGAGCCGGCGGCCTCGTGACCAGCTATATCGCCGCGGCGGTGAAGGCCAAGGTAGCGCTCATCGAGAAGCACAAGATGGGGGGCGATTGCCTCAACAGCGGCTGCGTTCCCTCCAAGGCGCTGATCCGAAGCAGCCGCTTTGCCGCCGAGCAGCGCCGGGCCAGTGAACTGGGCTTTGGCCCAAGCCAAGCCAGCGCCGATTTCGCTGCCGTGATGGAGCGGGTCGCCCGCGTCATCAAGGAGGTCGAGCCCCACGACTCCATCGAGCGCTATCAGGGGCTGGGGGTGGAATGTATCGAAGGGGAGGCTCGGCTGGTCTCCCCCTGGGAGGTCGAGGTGAACGGCCAACGCCTTGCCAGCCGCCATATCGTGCTCGCCACCGGCGCCCGGCCGCTGGTGCCCACGCTGCCGGGCCTTGAGCAGGTGCCCTGGCTCACCTCCGACACCCTCTGGCAACTGCGCAGCGCGCCGCGCCAGCTGCTGGTGCTGGGCGGCGGCCCCATCGGCTGCGAGTTGGCCCAGAGTTTTGCCCTGCTCGGCATTCCCGTTACCTTGGTAGAACTCTCGGAGCAGCTGCTACCCCGTGAAGAGCGGGAGGTGGCCGAACTGCTGGCGGAACAGCTGGCCCGCGACGGCGTGCGGGTGCTCACCGGCTGGCGCGCCGAACGAGCCGACTACCTGCCCGCAGTCGCGGGGGATCTCCCCATCCGGCTGCAACTGCGCCGAGGCGAAGAAATGCAGGTGGTGGAAGGGGATCAACTGCTGCTGGCGCTGGGCCGGGTCGCCAACGTCAGCGGCTTCGGGCTCGAAGCGCTGGGGGTGGAGCTGACGCCGCGCGGCACTGTGGCGGTCGATGATTTCCTTGCCACCAACTACCCCAGCATTCTGGCGGTGGGGGACGTAGCGGGCCCTAACCAGCTCACCCATGCCGCAGCCCATCAGGGCTGGTATGCCGCGGTCAATGCCCTGTTCAGCCCGTTCAAGCGCTTTCGGGCTGACTATCGGGTCATGCCGGCCGCCATCTACACCACGCCAGAAATCGCCCGGGTCGGCCTCAACCAGAAAGAGGCCAGGGCGCAGGGCATCCCCTTCGAGCTGACCCGTTTCGAGCTGGCCGAGCTGGACAGAGCCATCGCCGATGGCGAGCGTCAGGGTTTTATCGAGGTGCTCACCGTACCCGGCAAGGATCAGATCCTTGGCGCCACCATAGTGGGCACTCACGCCGGCGAGCGGATCGCCGAATTTGTGCTCGCCATGCGCCACCGCCTCGGCCTTGGCAAGATCCTCGCCACCATTCACGCCTACCCCACCCTGATGGAGGGGAACAAGTATCTGGCAGGTGAGTGGCGACGGGCCCGTCAGCCCGCCACCCTGCTGGCGCTGCTGACCCGTTATCACCGCTGGCGCCGCGGCGCCAGACCCAACTCCAGGTAA
- a CDS encoding carboxymuconolactone decarboxylase family protein, whose protein sequence is MRVEVKPDREYAWFIRPFFWLQQRNYGQVLIPGKCWGRSPRLFAAVATLYGVINRKRSPIDPVLRSLVTVRVSQLNWCRFCVDINAMTLIKRAGSSEKVEALANWRESPLFDERERAVLDYTEAMTGLDGVSDEQAARLKPWFDDDAMVELTGLIAFQNMSAKFNAALDIAPQGFCQLPVQPVRPAQPDSKDA, encoded by the coding sequence ATGCGCGTCGAGGTGAAACCCGACCGGGAATATGCCTGGTTCATCCGCCCCTTTTTCTGGCTGCAACAGCGCAACTACGGTCAGGTGCTCATTCCGGGCAAGTGCTGGGGCCGCTCGCCGCGCCTGTTTGCCGCCGTCGCCACCCTCTATGGCGTCATCAACCGCAAGCGCTCTCCTATCGACCCCGTACTGCGCTCTCTGGTGACGGTGCGGGTCTCCCAGCTCAACTGGTGCCGCTTTTGCGTCGACATCAACGCCATGACCCTCATCAAGCGCGCAGGCTCCAGCGAGAAGGTGGAGGCGCTCGCCAACTGGCGCGAAAGCCCGCTGTTCGACGAGCGGGAGCGGGCCGTGCTCGACTACACCGAGGCGATGACTGGCCTCGATGGGGTCAGCGATGAGCAGGCCGCCCGCCTCAAGCCCTGGTTTGACGATGACGCCATGGTGGAGCTCACCGGCCTCATCGCCTTCCAGAATATGTCGGCCAAGTTCAACGCCGCCCTCGATATCGCGCCGCAGGGCTTCTGCCAACTGCCGGTGCAGCCAGTGCGTCCGGCCCAGCCAGATAGCAAGGACGCCTGA
- a CDS encoding DUF1499 domain-containing protein, which produces MPSLYRWPLLAWLLPLAGALGSRFHLWPWWLGFTLCLLGAIISLVLLVRLPWCRSRHANGWGAVPLLLPLAFVVQALRVPLVNDVSTDPYNPPLLRWASELRTAQDLPINPAPLKAFEGKPGPLYTRASPAEVLTEAHALMEQLGWQVRPSPDGLDAVATTGWFGFQDDVALRVFVGPSETRIDMRSASRQGQSDLGTNRARIEDFLIRLNERLGQAYKPNLKQ; this is translated from the coding sequence ATGCCCAGCTTATACAGGTGGCCACTGCTGGCCTGGTTGCTCCCTTTGGCAGGGGCTCTTGGCAGCCGCTTTCATCTCTGGCCCTGGTGGCTCGGGTTCACCCTCTGCCTGCTTGGCGCCATCATCTCTCTGGTGTTGCTGGTGCGCCTGCCCTGGTGCCGCAGCCGACACGCCAATGGCTGGGGCGCCGTGCCGCTGCTGCTGCCTCTGGCCTTTGTGGTACAAGCGCTACGCGTACCGCTGGTCAACGATGTCAGTACGGATCCTTACAACCCGCCCCTGTTGCGCTGGGCCAGCGAGCTCAGAACGGCGCAGGATCTGCCGATTAATCCGGCTCCGTTGAAAGCATTTGAGGGTAAACCCGGTCCTCTCTATACCAGGGCCTCCCCAGCCGAAGTGCTCACCGAGGCCCACGCCCTGATGGAGCAGCTCGGCTGGCAGGTGCGGCCAAGCCCTGATGGCCTCGATGCGGTGGCCACCACCGGCTGGTTCGGTTTTCAGGATGATGTGGCGCTGCGAGTCTTTGTCGGCCCCAGCGAAACCCGCATCGACATGCGCTCAGCCTCCCGTCAGGGGCAGAGCGACCTGGGTACCAACCGGGCACGGATCGAGGATTTTCTGATCCGCCTCAACGAGCGGTTGGGTCAGGCCTACAAACCCAATTTGAAGCAATAA
- a CDS encoding peptidylprolyl isomerase — MKKACAQHILVKTEKQCLEIKEKIEKGADFGQMAKRFSTCASAKRCGDLGEFNKGDMVKPFDDAVFKGELLKVLGPVRTKFGFHLIKVLYRN, encoded by the coding sequence ATGAAAAAAGCCTGTGCCCAGCACATTCTGGTCAAGACCGAAAAACAGTGTCTGGAGATCAAGGAGAAGATCGAAAAGGGCGCCGACTTCGGCCAGATGGCCAAGCGTTTTTCCACCTGTGCCTCTGCCAAACGCTGCGGCGATCTGGGGGAGTTCAACAAGGGGGATATGGTTAAGCCCTTTGACGATGCGGTATTCAAGGGCGAGCTGCTCAAGGTACTGGGGCCGGTGCGCACCAAGTTCGGCTTCCACCTTATCAAGGTGCTCTATCGCAACTGA
- a CDS encoding autotransporter assembly complex protein TamA, which translates to MTGCNPSLLTGSSLFGSALRRSLLVLGLGLMLSLMATPALAAKLTYQVKGLKGENKDNVEAYLNALPVYQERQYRPARAKITESVQKALQVYGYYQPKITLSRDKKTPSKVMIEVDKGEPVIVSRLDILLEGDAGSDEVYSALLDQLPLKEGDPLNHAKYESIKADLGSLGLARGYFDAKLGKSQVKVFPDKGTAEIYILFQSGHRYHFGEIRYDATPEALHLIRPLINIKSGDPYLAIRLAEMSQDVSSTKLFRQVDIKPVLSEASNYRVPISVTLDNRVDHEIETGIGYATDVGPRMSATWEKPWVNRYGHRLFATAKVSQPEAELSFDYQIPVGNPLRDYYSIQTGYQYKDNNDTRSDLTTVGVHRWTRRPESWDRDVFIRLENEIYTQGADEGNSLLLIPGVSWSRLRVRGGLVPDWGDRQQLTLEFSDPSWGSDISFMRVWGRSKWLRTLGDNHRFLMRAEQGAIIGDSFSLVPPSLRFFTGGDQTVRGFGYETISPTGSDGKLTGGRYTSVASMEYNYRFSDKWLGALFVDGGTATNDYSEPWKIGTGVGVRWVTPIGQVRLDLAVGVSEEDKPLRLHFALGPEL; encoded by the coding sequence TTGACAGGATGCAATCCGTCCCTGCTGACAGGGAGTTCGCTCTTTGGCTCAGCCCTTCGACGTAGCCTCCTGGTGCTCGGGTTGGGCCTTATGCTGTCGCTGATGGCCACCCCCGCACTGGCTGCCAAGCTCACCTATCAGGTCAAGGGGTTGAAAGGGGAGAACAAGGATAACGTTGAAGCCTACCTCAACGCCTTGCCCGTCTATCAGGAGCGGCAATACCGCCCGGCTCGCGCCAAAATCACCGAGAGCGTGCAAAAGGCGCTGCAGGTGTATGGCTACTACCAGCCCAAGATCACCCTGAGCCGCGACAAGAAAACCCCGTCCAAAGTGATGATTGAGGTGGACAAGGGGGAGCCGGTCATCGTCTCGCGCCTCGATATTCTGCTGGAGGGGGATGCCGGCAGCGACGAGGTCTACAGCGCCCTGCTCGATCAGTTGCCGCTCAAAGAGGGGGATCCCCTCAATCACGCCAAATACGAGTCGATCAAGGCGGATCTGGGCAGCCTCGGGCTGGCCCGCGGTTACTTCGATGCCAAGCTGGGCAAGAGCCAGGTCAAGGTATTCCCGGACAAGGGGACGGCGGAGATCTACATCCTCTTCCAGTCGGGCCACCGCTACCACTTTGGCGAGATCCGCTACGACGCCACCCCCGAAGCGCTCCACCTTATTCGGCCGCTTATCAACATCAAGAGCGGCGACCCCTATCTCGCCATCCGTCTGGCCGAGATGTCGCAGGATGTCTCCTCCACCAAGTTGTTCCGTCAGGTCGATATCAAGCCGGTGCTGAGTGAGGCGAGCAACTACCGGGTGCCCATCTCGGTGACGCTGGACAACCGGGTCGATCACGAGATTGAGACCGGTATCGGCTACGCCACCGACGTGGGGCCGCGGATGAGTGCCACCTGGGAGAAGCCCTGGGTCAACCGCTATGGCCACCGCCTCTTTGCTACCGCCAAGGTCTCCCAGCCGGAGGCCGAGCTCAGCTTCGACTACCAGATCCCGGTGGGCAACCCGCTGCGGGACTACTACTCGATCCAGACTGGTTACCAGTACAAGGACAACAACGATACCCGCTCCGACCTGACGACCGTCGGTGTGCACCGCTGGACGCGGCGACCGGAGAGCTGGGACCGTGACGTCTTTATCCGGCTGGAAAACGAAATCTATACCCAGGGTGCCGACGAGGGGAACAGCTTGCTGCTGATCCCCGGTGTCTCCTGGTCGCGGCTGCGGGTGCGTGGTGGTCTGGTGCCCGACTGGGGGGATCGCCAGCAGCTGACGCTGGAGTTCTCCGACCCCAGCTGGGGCTCCGACATCAGCTTTATGCGGGTGTGGGGACGCAGCAAATGGCTGCGTACCTTGGGGGATAACCACAGATTCCTGATGCGTGCCGAGCAGGGGGCCATCATAGGCGACAGCTTCTCGCTGGTGCCGCCGTCGTTGCGTTTCTTTACCGGTGGTGATCAGACGGTACGCGGCTTTGGCTACGAGACCATCTCGCCGACCGGCTCGGACGGCAAGCTGACCGGTGGCCGCTACACCAGCGTCGCCAGTATGGAGTACAACTACCGCTTCAGCGACAAGTGGCTGGGAGCCCTGTTTGTGGATGGCGGTACCGCCACCAACGACTACAGCGAGCCGTGGAAAATAGGTACCGGTGTCGGTGTGCGCTGGGTGACCCCCATCGGTCAGGTCAGGCTGGATCTGGCGGTCGGGGTATCGGAAGAGGACAAGCCCTTGCGGCTGCATTTCGCATTGGGGCCTGAATTATGA